A portion of the Stigmatella aurantiaca DW4/3-1 genome contains these proteins:
- a CDS encoding CHAT domain-containing tetratricopeptide repeat protein has product MRRVFGWMLVVVLCCAASGEADKREPDARLAEAQAALDEAAELQRSGDYSSALARVQHASALREAVLGRTHPEVASCLNQLGNLYRLQGDLAHAKPLLQRALSLREAALGKSHPHVAASLQSLAILYTDQGLYGQAEPLFQRALAIREAAFGKNHPDVANSLDALAVIALKQGLYDRAEPLYQRALAIREALGPHHPDVATSLNNLAALFLEQGLYGRAEPLFQRALSLWEKERGPHHPYVSMTLNNLAALFLEQGLYDRAEPLFQRALSNWEEVLGPDHPHVAMALNNLAKLYDLQGLYDRSEPLHQRALAISETALGEAHPQVATLLTNFAIFYQSQELYGRAEPLLQRALALQEEALGKSHPDVAQTLQHLASLYSDQGLYERAKPLLQRALTLREAALGKNHPKTATSRNNLAVFFFEQELYGQAEPLYRRALTTREATLGKSHPDVAASLNNFALLRLAQHRLSDALPLFTRAFSLSEQRLRQEALDFSESRLTAFLQYLRANEQTLYTLLRMHPEDPRVQRLALGAVLLRKGRSIEEAANISLTLAQSLSPEDRDAFERLRELRTQLATLSLKGPGSLSPGDYPQRLQSLTDAGDALEAGLARRSAPFRVLTALPSPADIVDRVAASLPQDGALVEFITYTDKPLIPQNGTPSEQLPSQLRYLALVLFPDASTRAVDLGPAAPIDRDASRLRDALANRDTSFQVTAQALYQSAFQPLLPLLGSTRRILLSPDGQLSLIPFAALHDGHGFLLDSFDFLYLTSGRQLLPHPEELAPSSSVVVLADPDFTAPPSGASLLSTRAVSSSAIERFLSTARADLPSSTWVPLPGTRQEAESIQRLLSQAQLFLGPEASKERLFKLPTPGILHLATHGFFIDDAPVPPGSRAVVHFGALGELPQPPSLQAPLLRSGLALAGARALESDGASAPSPHRPDAALVTALELAGLNLWGTQLVVLSACDTGRGQVQLGQGVQGLRRSLVVAGAETIVMSLWKVNDDSTRLLMDAYYRNLLAGQGRAFALHEAMRSLRASRPHPHDWAPFIALGSDAPLRSIAPTSPRTAQP; this is encoded by the coding sequence ATGCGTCGCGTTTTCGGATGGATGCTGGTGGTGGTGCTGTGCTGTGCGGCGAGCGGAGAAGCCGACAAGAGGGAGCCGGATGCGCGGCTGGCGGAGGCACAAGCCGCGCTCGACGAGGCAGCGGAGCTCCAACGCTCAGGTGACTATTCCAGTGCGCTTGCCCGGGTCCAACATGCCAGTGCGCTCCGGGAAGCCGTCCTGGGAAGGACCCATCCCGAGGTTGCCAGCTGTCTGAATCAACTGGGTAACCTCTACCGGCTGCAAGGAGACTTGGCCCATGCCAAGCCGCTGCTTCAGCGCGCGCTTTCCCTCCGGGAAGCGGCCCTTGGCAAGAGCCACCCCCACGTCGCTGCCTCGCTCCAGAGCCTCGCCATCCTCTATACGGATCAAGGCTTGTACGGCCAGGCCGAGCCCCTCTTCCAGCGCGCGCTCGCCATCCGCGAAGCGGCCTTCGGCAAGAACCACCCGGATGTCGCCAACTCGCTCGATGCCCTCGCCGTGATCGCCCTGAAGCAGGGGTTGTACGACCGGGCCGAGCCTCTCTATCAGCGCGCGCTCGCCATCCGCGAAGCGCTCGGCCCCCACCACCCGGACGTCGCCACCTCGCTCAACAACCTGGCCGCGCTCTTTCTCGAGCAGGGGTTGTACGGCCGGGCCGAACCGCTCTTCCAGCGCGCGCTCTCGCTCTGGGAGAAGGAGCGGGGCCCCCACCACCCCTACGTCTCCATGACGCTCAACAACCTGGCCGCGCTCTTTCTCGAGCAGGGGTTGTACGACCGGGCCGAACCGCTCTTCCAACGCGCACTCTCGAACTGGGAGGAGGTCCTGGGCCCTGACCACCCCCACGTCGCCATGGCGCTCAACAACCTCGCCAAACTTTACGATTTGCAGGGGCTCTATGACCGGTCCGAGCCGCTTCATCAGCGCGCGCTCGCCATCTCGGAGACCGCCTTGGGCGAGGCCCACCCCCAAGTCGCCACATTGCTCACCAACTTCGCCATCTTCTACCAATCCCAGGAATTGTACGGCCGGGCCGAACCCCTCCTCCAACGTGCACTCGCCCTCCAGGAAGAGGCCCTCGGCAAGAGCCACCCCGACGTCGCCCAAACCCTCCAACACCTCGCCAGCCTCTACTCGGACCAAGGGTTGTACGAGCGGGCCAAACCCCTGCTTCAACGTGCGCTCACCCTCCGGGAGGCGGCCCTCGGCAAAAACCACCCCAAGACCGCCACCTCGCGCAACAACCTCGCCGTCTTCTTCTTTGAGCAAGAACTCTACGGCCAGGCCGAGCCCCTCTACCGGCGCGCGCTCACCACCCGGGAGGCGACCCTCGGCAAGAGCCACCCGGATGTCGCCGCCTCGCTCAACAACTTCGCCCTGCTGCGCCTGGCCCAGCATCGCCTCTCTGACGCATTGCCTCTCTTCACCCGCGCCTTCTCCCTCTCCGAGCAGCGCTTGCGCCAGGAGGCGCTCGACTTCTCCGAGTCACGCCTGACGGCCTTCCTCCAGTATCTCCGCGCGAACGAGCAAACCCTCTACACCCTGCTGCGCATGCACCCGGAGGACCCCCGCGTCCAACGCCTGGCCCTCGGTGCGGTGCTCCTGCGCAAGGGCCGCTCCATCGAGGAAGCCGCCAACATCTCCCTCACCCTCGCCCAAAGCCTGAGCCCCGAGGACCGCGACGCCTTCGAGCGGCTGCGGGAACTGCGCACCCAACTGGCCACGCTCTCGCTCAAGGGGCCCGGCTCCCTCAGCCCTGGAGACTACCCACAGCGGCTCCAGTCTCTGACCGACGCGGGCGACGCCCTCGAAGCGGGCCTCGCCCGGCGCTCCGCTCCCTTCCGCGTCCTCACCGCCCTGCCCTCTCCCGCCGACATCGTCGACCGCGTCGCCGCCTCTCTCCCCCAGGATGGCGCCCTGGTCGAGTTCATCACCTACACGGACAAACCCCTCATCCCCCAAAACGGGACGCCTTCCGAACAGCTTCCCAGCCAGCTGCGCTACCTGGCCCTGGTCCTCTTCCCCGATGCCTCCACGCGCGCCGTGGACCTGGGCCCCGCCGCCCCCATCGACCGCGACGCCTCGCGCCTGCGCGACGCCCTGGCCAACCGCGACACCTCCTTCCAAGTCACCGCCCAGGCGCTCTACCAGAGCGCCTTTCAGCCCCTCCTCCCCCTGCTGGGATCCACCCGCCGCATTCTGCTGTCTCCCGATGGGCAGCTGAGCCTCATTCCCTTCGCCGCGCTCCACGACGGCCACGGCTTCCTTCTCGACTCCTTCGATTTCCTCTACCTCACCTCTGGAAGACAGCTGCTGCCGCATCCCGAAGAGCTCGCCCCCTCTTCCTCTGTCGTCGTCCTCGCCGACCCGGACTTCACCGCGCCCCCCTCCGGCGCCAGCCTTCTCTCCACGCGGGCCGTGTCTTCCAGCGCCATTGAGCGCTTCCTCTCCACCGCCCGCGCGGACCTCCCCAGCAGCACATGGGTCCCCCTGCCTGGCACCCGTCAGGAGGCCGAGAGCATTCAGCGCCTGCTGTCTCAAGCCCAGCTCTTCCTGGGCCCCGAGGCCTCCAAGGAGCGGCTTTTCAAGCTGCCCACGCCTGGCATCCTCCACCTGGCCACCCATGGATTCTTCATCGACGATGCCCCTGTGCCCCCGGGCTCCCGCGCCGTGGTCCACTTCGGTGCGCTCGGCGAGCTCCCCCAGCCACCCAGCCTCCAGGCACCGCTGCTGCGCTCGGGCCTCGCCCTCGCGGGGGCACGCGCCCTGGAATCTGACGGCGCCTCCGCGCCTTCCCCGCATCGTCCCGACGCCGCACTGGTCACCGCGCTCGAGCTGGCCGGGCTCAACCTCTGGGGCACCCAGCTCGTCGTCCTCTCCGCCTGCGACACCGGCCGCGGCCAGGTCCAACTGGGCCAGGGCGTCCAGGGCCTGCGCCGCTCGCTCGTGGTGGCCGGCGCCGAGACCATCGTCATGAGCCTGTGGAAGGTCAATGACGACTCCACCCGCCTGCTCATGGACGCCTACTACCGCAACCTCCTGGCCGGCCAGGGCCGGGCCTTCGCTCTGCACGAGGCCATGCGCTCACTTCGCGCTTCCCGGCCTCATCCCCACGATTGGGCTCCCTTCATCGCCCTGGGCAGCGATGCCCCCTTGCGATCCATCGCGCCCACCTCACCGAGGACAGCGCAACCCTGA
- a CDS encoding M23 family metallopeptidase has product MKGTAVSHPETDHGRILLSGTEQTTRGGLNRRTLLTGSGALAALSFGGTLMAPRIASAAGGYIYPTSSRRVSDSFADHVARGSVNPGTDYVCPTGTRVVAVKAGTVVGITNTIGGSGGRMVFIDHPDGSKTDYLHLSVIQVGLGAQVAQGQQIALSGGSGNGSENGYGAHLHLSLHVGAGAQHATRGGSVDFEAYVGEGGSSAPGPLRQVYSTNAGASWQSGDTGLLFNPSQLSAVNMGGAWPQLMMTQAGVLYQVYGTSSGWTFGNTGVASNPTSMSAVNMGGSWPTVMSIENSTLFQTVGTSSGWQKLSTGQTLIGQISAVNMGGSWPTIMLAQGGVLYHVYGTTAGWKVASTGISINGQISAVNMGGGVPQVMAIENGYLYQIWGDSAGWHKQSTGLNLIGQISAVATGGTWPTVMLDQGGALYRVWGDASGWHVQPTGIAGTGRFSAVDMGGGAPQVLKIG; this is encoded by the coding sequence ATGAAAGGGACTGCGGTGAGCCATCCAGAAACAGACCATGGCCGGATTCTCCTATCCGGTACGGAGCAGACGACGCGCGGCGGGTTGAACCGGAGAACCCTCCTGACAGGAAGTGGCGCGCTCGCCGCGCTCTCATTCGGCGGCACATTGATGGCTCCGCGGATCGCCTCCGCAGCAGGCGGTTACATCTACCCGACCTCGTCGCGAAGGGTCTCCGATTCCTTCGCGGACCACGTGGCCCGGGGGTCCGTGAATCCGGGAACCGACTACGTGTGCCCCACGGGAACGCGCGTTGTCGCGGTGAAGGCCGGCACGGTCGTGGGGATCACGAATACCATCGGCGGTTCCGGGGGCCGCATGGTGTTCATCGACCATCCCGATGGGTCCAAGACCGACTACCTGCATCTTTCTGTGATCCAAGTCGGCCTGGGCGCTCAGGTCGCACAGGGACAACAGATTGCGCTCTCGGGTGGATCCGGGAACGGGTCGGAAAACGGTTACGGAGCGCATTTGCACCTCAGCCTTCACGTCGGTGCCGGCGCGCAGCACGCCACTCGAGGCGGCTCCGTGGACTTCGAGGCTTACGTCGGCGAGGGAGGCTCGAGCGCGCCGGGACCGCTCCGGCAGGTGTACTCCACCAACGCGGGAGCAAGCTGGCAGAGCGGCGACACGGGGTTGCTGTTCAATCCCTCTCAGCTCTCCGCCGTCAACATGGGGGGGGCCTGGCCGCAGCTCATGATGACGCAGGCGGGCGTGCTCTATCAGGTCTATGGGACGAGCAGTGGGTGGACCTTTGGCAATACCGGCGTCGCGAGCAACCCCACCTCCATGAGCGCGGTGAACATGGGCGGCTCGTGGCCGACCGTGATGAGTATCGAGAACAGCACCCTCTTCCAAACCGTGGGAACGTCTTCGGGGTGGCAGAAGCTCTCCACCGGCCAGACGTTGATCGGCCAGATCTCGGCCGTCAACATGGGCGGCAGCTGGCCGACGATCATGTTGGCCCAAGGCGGCGTGCTGTATCACGTCTACGGAACGACCGCTGGCTGGAAGGTCGCGTCCACGGGAATTTCGATCAATGGGCAGATCTCGGCCGTCAACATGGGCGGCGGTGTGCCTCAGGTGATGGCGATCGAGAACGGGTATCTCTACCAGATCTGGGGCGACTCGGCGGGCTGGCACAAGCAGTCGACGGGCCTGAACCTGATCGGCCAGATCTCGGCGGTCGCAACGGGGGGCACGTGGCCCACCGTCATGCTCGATCAAGGAGGAGCGCTCTATCGCGTATGGGGTGATGCGTCCGGCTGGCACGTCCAGCCAACGGGAATCGCCGGAACGGGCCGGTTCTCGGCGGTTGATATGGGCGGTGGCGCGCCTCAGGTGCTCAAGATCGGCTGA
- a CDS encoding cytochrome P450, producing MPFGGEAWLLTGYAEIKQFLADPRFSSLKATAPDTARVTPLPLRPGNLLTMDPPDHTRIRRVVAKAFTMRRVEQLRDRIRDVVDKQLDLLVAQGPPADLVASLAVPLPVVMISELFGIPYADREQFRRYADVFVATTAYDAVEIDRSRTALEQYFQELLEQRRSCPTDDLVSTLLEAMDTERLTPLETARTGIGILMAGHETSLSMISNSCFLLLSHRALYAQLVAEPLLLPTAVEELLRYIPLRSTGSFPRRATEDVELGGVLIRKGETVIFQRASADRDERVFTCPEKIDLTRRPNPHLGFGHGAHHCLGASLARCELSLAIEGLIRRFPNLRLAVPDGEVPWKPGLIARCPAHLEVTW from the coding sequence ATGCCGTTCGGTGGTGAAGCGTGGCTGCTGACCGGCTACGCCGAGATCAAGCAGTTCCTGGCCGACCCGAGGTTCAGCTCCCTGAAAGCCACGGCGCCGGATACTGCCCGGGTTACCCCATTGCCGCTGCGGCCGGGAAACCTGCTCACGATGGATCCACCGGACCACACCCGGATCCGTCGCGTCGTGGCGAAGGCCTTCACGATGCGGCGGGTGGAGCAGTTGCGCGACCGGATCCGTGACGTGGTGGACAAGCAACTCGACCTGCTCGTTGCGCAGGGACCCCCGGCGGACCTGGTCGCCAGTCTGGCGGTCCCGCTGCCGGTCGTGATGATCTCCGAGCTGTTTGGCATCCCCTACGCGGATCGGGAGCAGTTCCGCCGGTACGCCGACGTCTTCGTCGCCACGACGGCCTACGACGCCGTCGAGATCGACCGATCCCGGACGGCGCTGGAGCAGTACTTCCAGGAGTTGCTGGAACAGCGCCGCTCATGCCCCACGGACGACCTCGTCAGCACCTTGCTGGAGGCGATGGACACCGAGCGGCTGACGCCGCTCGAAACCGCTCGAACCGGTATCGGAATTCTCATGGCCGGCCACGAGACGTCGCTCAGCATGATCTCGAACAGCTGCTTCCTGTTGCTCTCCCACCGAGCGCTCTACGCCCAACTGGTGGCTGAACCCTTGCTGCTGCCGACGGCGGTCGAGGAACTGCTGCGGTACATCCCGTTGCGCTCGACCGGGAGCTTCCCGCGGCGAGCGACGGAGGACGTCGAGCTGGGGGGCGTCCTGATCCGCAAGGGGGAGACGGTCATCTTCCAGCGCGCGTCCGCGGATCGTGACGAGCGCGTCTTCACGTGCCCCGAGAAGATCGACCTCACCCGCAGACCCAACCCGCACCTCGGTTTCGGCCACGGGGCGCATCACTGCCTCGGAGCGTCGCTGGCCAGGTGCGAGTTGAGCCTCGCGATCGAGGGCCTGATCCGTAGGTTTCCAAACCTGCGGCTCGCAGTCCCTGATGGCGAGGTGCCGTGGAAGCCCGGGCTGATCGCCCGCTGCCCCGCACACCTCGAGGTGACGTGGTGA
- a CDS encoding ferredoxin: protein MSGGTSLPRRWRVRVTENCAGCGMCAMAARRYFHLVDGHSQARHSEVDPDDAVIAAAELCPMNAIEVFDADTGAEVTPTP, encoded by the coding sequence GTGAGCGGCGGAACCTCCCTGCCCCGTCGCTGGCGGGTCAGGGTCACGGAGAACTGTGCCGGCTGCGGGATGTGCGCCATGGCGGCACGCCGCTACTTCCACCTCGTGGACGGCCACTCGCAAGCCCGGCACAGCGAGGTCGATCCGGACGACGCCGTGATCGCTGCGGCCGAGCTGTGCCCGATGAACGCCATCGAAGTGTTCGACGCTGACACCGGCGCCGAGGTGACACCCACGCCCTGA
- a CDS encoding glycoside hydrolase family 32 protein codes for MSWWAATLATVLTGLPSQAGSVADYPEFPYPATAYSEPYRGQFHFSSRGGWMNDVNAPLYYNGTYHLFFQHNPHGLAWDTMHWGHATSPDLVHWTQKPISLEPGVHPGDLWSGGGVVDTLNTSGLRTGTEAPIVVFSGTNGVIIHYSTDAGRTFQTYDGGRKVVTPSGTSRDPKVFWHAPTSRWVMVVWSDGGGNGVDLYNSTDLLHWTWRSRYSAGWLFECPDFFPLAVDGNTANTQWVMTDASGEYVIGAFNGTVFTPAWTVPQRMDMGRNTFDGAFYAGLVFSNLPDGRTIQMVWMPSNRGSTWTGSASFPAELKLRTFPEGVRLTRFPIAEIESLRTQSNSWSNRTITSDPATDPLAGIAADTYELLAEFDLTGATASRFGFKLHARADGSADRSVTYDRAAQTLDGAPLAPVNGRVKMRLLVDRGQLEIFGNDGKLSVTDNVAFNSSPASQGIRLSAEGGSVKLVSLQLYRLGSIWGPGESTLDTNLTGNWKAAGGTWQDVTGGKQGTAGSATNGFYLSEQTGTDFTYEGDVRIVNGVAAALTFRANADATQHYTLNVHTGMGVKLWRPGRDIALYPAPIVTGRTYHLKVSAQGARFRVYLDGGTTPIIDATDTAYASGRFGLNVFESTGLLQNILVNAPGFRTNLAGPWRSTAGTWTEPLGGKQGAVAGDGFFLSAQTGSNFTYEGDVRVVNGGLAYGGAAALTFRANADATQHYTVNVDTMGMVKLWRPGRDIAVYPTPIVAGRTYHLKVVANGARIQVYLNNGTAPVIDATDTSFASGLFGLNAHDATALIQNVNVSP; via the coding sequence ATGTCTTGGTGGGCTGCCACCCTTGCCACCGTGCTCACAGGCTTGCCGAGCCAGGCGGGATCCGTGGCGGACTACCCCGAGTTCCCCTATCCCGCGACGGCGTACTCGGAGCCTTACCGCGGACAATTTCACTTCAGCTCCCGTGGGGGCTGGATGAACGATGTCAACGCGCCGCTCTACTACAACGGGACCTACCACCTCTTCTTCCAACACAATCCCCACGGGTTGGCCTGGGACACCATGCACTGGGGACACGCCACCAGCCCAGACCTGGTGCACTGGACCCAGAAGCCCATATCGCTCGAGCCCGGCGTACACCCCGGGGACCTCTGGTCCGGGGGCGGCGTCGTGGACACCCTCAACACCTCGGGATTGCGCACCGGAACCGAGGCGCCCATCGTCGTGTTCTCCGGAACCAACGGCGTCATCATCCACTACAGCACCGACGCGGGCCGGACGTTCCAGACCTACGACGGCGGCCGCAAGGTCGTCACGCCCTCGGGGACCAGCCGTGATCCGAAGGTGTTCTGGCACGCACCGACGTCACGGTGGGTCATGGTGGTCTGGTCTGACGGGGGCGGAAACGGCGTGGACCTCTACAATTCGACGGACCTGCTGCACTGGACCTGGCGCAGCCGGTACTCGGCAGGCTGGCTCTTCGAGTGTCCGGACTTCTTCCCGCTCGCGGTGGACGGCAACACGGCCAACACCCAGTGGGTCATGACCGATGCCAGTGGGGAGTATGTGATTGGCGCGTTCAACGGCACGGTGTTCACACCTGCGTGGACCGTGCCTCAGCGAATGGACATGGGCCGCAACACCTTTGACGGCGCCTTCTACGCGGGGCTCGTCTTCAGCAATCTGCCCGATGGGCGCACCATCCAGATGGTCTGGATGCCGAGCAACAGGGGGAGCACCTGGACCGGCAGTGCCTCCTTTCCCGCCGAGTTGAAGCTGCGGACCTTCCCCGAGGGAGTGCGGCTGACCCGCTTTCCCATCGCGGAGATCGAATCGCTGCGCACCCAGAGCAACTCCTGGAGCAACCGGACGATTACCAGCGATCCGGCCACGGACCCCCTCGCTGGGATTGCCGCCGACACCTACGAGCTGCTCGCCGAGTTCGATCTCACGGGCGCCACCGCGTCGCGCTTCGGCTTCAAGCTCCACGCCCGCGCGGACGGGTCCGCCGATCGCTCGGTCACCTATGACCGCGCCGCGCAGACGCTGGATGGAGCACCGCTGGCGCCCGTCAATGGCCGGGTGAAGATGCGGCTGCTCGTCGACCGGGGCCAACTCGAGATCTTCGGCAACGATGGCAAGCTGTCGGTGACGGACAACGTCGCGTTCAATTCCTCACCGGCCAGCCAGGGCATTCGCCTCTCCGCGGAGGGCGGCAGTGTGAAGCTCGTCTCGTTGCAGCTCTACCGGCTGGGCTCCATCTGGGGACCGGGCGAGTCCACGCTCGACACCAACCTCACGGGGAACTGGAAGGCGGCGGGAGGCACCTGGCAAGACGTGACGGGCGGCAAGCAGGGCACCGCGGGAAGTGCCACCAACGGCTTCTATCTCAGCGAGCAGACCGGCACGGACTTCACCTACGAGGGGGACGTGCGCATCGTCAACGGCGTGGCGGCAGCGCTGACCTTCCGGGCGAACGCCGACGCGACCCAGCACTACACGCTCAACGTGCACACGGGGATGGGCGTCAAGCTGTGGCGGCCCGGGCGGGACATCGCCCTGTATCCGGCGCCCATCGTCACGGGCCGGACCTACCACCTCAAGGTGTCCGCCCAGGGCGCACGGTTCCGGGTGTACCTGGATGGAGGCACCACGCCCATCATCGATGCCACCGATACGGCTTACGCCAGCGGACGCTTCGGGCTCAATGTCTTCGAGAGCACGGGCCTTCTGCAGAACATCCTCGTGAATGCCCCTGGCTTTCGGACCAACCTCGCCGGCCCCTGGCGCTCCACCGCGGGGACCTGGACCGAACCGCTGGGCGGCAAGCAAGGCGCGGTGGCAGGAGATGGGTTTTTCCTCAGCGCGCAGACGGGAAGCAACTTTACCTACGAGGGGGACGTGCGCGTGGTCAACGGTGGCCTGGCCTACGGAGGCGCGGCGGCGCTGACCTTCCGCGCCAACGCCGACGCGACCCAGCATTACACCGTCAACGTGGACACGATGGGGATGGTCAAGCTCTGGCGTCCAGGCCGGGACATCGCCGTGTACCCCACCCCCATCGTGGCGGGACGGACCTATCACCTCAAGGTGGTGGCCAACGGCGCTCGCATCCAGGTGTACCTGAACAACGGCACCGCGCCGGTCATCGACGCCACGGACACCTCCTTTGCGAGCGGCCTCTTCGGGCTCAATGCCCATGATGCCACCGCGCTCATCCAGAACGTCAACGTGAGCCCCTGA